A section of the Neisseria dumasiana genome encodes:
- a CDS encoding rhodanese-like domain-containing protein produces the protein MPITKGFKTLVNEAMSQITTHSVEEARRRAESGKATLIDIRDIRELEHSGRVPNAFHAPRGMLEFWVDPESPYHKPIFANEDTEFILFCGAGWRSALATKTLQDMGMNNVSHIDGGFAAWKEQNAPIEKNA, from the coding sequence ATGCCGATTACAAAAGGATTCAAAACGCTGGTTAACGAAGCCATGAGCCAAATCACCACGCACAGCGTTGAAGAAGCGCGCCGCCGTGCCGAATCGGGAAAAGCCACCTTAATCGACATCCGCGACATCCGCGAACTCGAACACAGCGGCAGAGTACCCAATGCCTTTCATGCGCCGCGCGGGATGCTCGAATTTTGGGTTGACCCCGAATCGCCCTACCACAAACCGATATTTGCCAACGAAGATACCGAGTTTATTTTGTTTTGCGGTGCCGGCTGGCGCAGCGCCTTAGCCACCAAAACCCTGCAAGATATGGGCATGAACAACGTTTCCCACATCGACGGCGGCTTTGCGGCGTGGAAAGAACAAAACGCGCCTATCGAGAAAAACGCTTGA
- the fumC gene encoding class II fumarate hydratase, translating to MNTRTEHDTMGDVQVPAEAYWGAQTQRSRDNFKIGGETLPEPLINAMALVKKAAAHTNASLGRIEQTQADLIVKAADDVLAGKLAGQFPLVVWQTGSGTQSNMNMNEVIANRANEIAGTGLAAYQPVHPNDHVNHAQSTNDSFPTAIHVAAAIEINRLLIPAVKALRDTLDAKAKAFAPIVKIGRTHLQDATPLTLGQEFSGYVSQLDHGLGRLNDALKGLYELPLGGTAVGTGLNSHPDYAVKAAEKLAELSGLPFVTAPNKFEALAGRDACVYASGALKTLAASLNKIANDIRWLASGPRCGLGEIKIPENEPGSSIMPGKVNPTQAEAMTMVCCQVFGNDVAVGMAGASGNFELNVYMPVIGYNLLQSVRLLGDACNSFNEHCAVGIEPVPEKIDYFLHHSLMLVTALNRKIGYENAAKVAKTAYKNDKSLRETAIELGLLSGEEFDELVKPEDMVAPR from the coding sequence ATGAATACCCGCACCGAACACGACACCATGGGCGATGTGCAAGTGCCTGCCGAGGCCTATTGGGGGGCGCAAACACAGCGCAGCCGAGATAATTTTAAAATCGGCGGCGAAACCTTGCCCGAACCTTTAATCAACGCCATGGCTTTGGTAAAAAAAGCAGCCGCCCATACCAATGCTTCTCTCGGCCGCATCGAACAGACGCAGGCCGATTTGATTGTGAAAGCTGCCGATGATGTGTTGGCAGGCAAGTTGGCAGGACAGTTTCCTTTGGTGGTGTGGCAAACCGGTTCCGGCACGCAATCCAACATGAACATGAATGAAGTGATTGCCAACCGTGCCAACGAAATTGCCGGAACGGGCTTGGCGGCATACCAACCCGTTCACCCCAACGATCATGTGAACCACGCCCAATCCACCAACGATTCATTTCCTACCGCGATTCACGTTGCCGCAGCGATTGAAATCAACCGACTGCTGATTCCGGCCGTGAAAGCGTTGCGCGATACCTTAGATGCAAAAGCCAAAGCGTTTGCACCGATTGTGAAAATCGGCAGAACCCACTTGCAGGATGCCACGCCGTTAACTTTGGGGCAGGAGTTTTCGGGCTATGTGAGCCAGCTCGACCACGGATTAGGCCGTCTGAACGATGCTTTGAAGGGTTTGTACGAACTGCCGTTGGGCGGCACGGCGGTGGGCACGGGGTTGAACAGCCACCCCGATTATGCGGTAAAAGCGGCGGAAAAGCTGGCCGAACTTTCCGGCTTGCCGTTTGTTACCGCGCCGAACAAGTTTGAAGCACTCGCCGGCCGCGATGCGTGCGTGTACGCTTCGGGCGCACTCAAAACCCTTGCCGCCAGCCTGAACAAAATCGCCAACGATATTCGCTGGCTGGCTTCCGGCCCGCGCTGCGGTTTGGGTGAAATCAAAATCCCCGAAAACGAGCCGGGTTCTTCGATTATGCCGGGTAAAGTCAACCCGACCCAAGCCGAAGCCATGACTATGGTGTGCTGCCAAGTGTTCGGCAACGATGTGGCGGTCGGCATGGCGGGCGCGTCGGGTAATTTTGAATTGAATGTTTATATGCCCGTGATCGGTTACAATCTGCTGCAATCGGTGCGACTGCTCGGCGATGCCTGCAACAGTTTCAACGAACATTGCGCCGTCGGCATCGAGCCTGTGCCGGAAAAAATCGACTACTTCCTACACCACTCTCTGATGTTGGTAACGGCGCTGAACCGCAAAATCGGTTATGAAAATGCGGCGAAAGTGGCGAAAACGGCTTATAAAAACGACAAATCTTTGCGTGAAACGGCAATCGAGCTGGGCTTGCTCAGCGGAGAAGAGTTTGACGAGCTGGTGAAACCGGAAGATATGGTGGCGCCGCGCTAA
- the cysS gene encoding cysteine--tRNA ligase: protein MLTVYNTLTRQKEEFIPIDPKNVRMYVCGMTVYDYCHLGHARVMVVFDMIARWLRAQGYPLTYVRNITDIDDKIIARAAENGETIGELTERFIRAMNEDAAALGVIRPDVEPKATEHVQQMLGMIQRLIDNGKAYAADNGDVYYAVREFAAYGQLSGKSLDDLRAGERVEVDGFKRDPLDFVLWKAAKPGEPAWESPWGQGRPGWHIECSAMSEELFGDTFDIHGGGADLQFPHHENEIAQSCGAHGGSCGHNHSGGKAIESHVKYWLHNGFIRVDNEKMSKSLGNFFTIREVLEKYDAEVVRFFILRAHYRSPLNYSDAHLNDAKGALTRLYTALKNTPPAEFAVSENANDYTHRFFAAMNDDFGTVEAIAVLFELANEVNKTNSSELAGCLKALGGIIGLLQRDPQEFLQGGSVSDGLSNEEIENLIEQRKQARAEKNWAESDRIRDLLNAENIILEDGAGGTTWRRG, encoded by the coding sequence ATGCTAACCGTTTACAACACCCTCACCCGCCAAAAAGAAGAATTTATCCCCATCGACCCTAAAAACGTGCGCATGTACGTCTGCGGCATGACTGTTTACGACTACTGCCACTTGGGGCACGCCCGCGTGATGGTGGTGTTCGACATGATTGCCCGTTGGTTGCGCGCGCAAGGCTATCCGTTGACTTATGTGCGTAACATCACCGACATCGACGATAAAATCATTGCCCGCGCCGCGGAAAACGGCGAAACCATCGGCGAGCTGACCGAACGTTTTATCCGAGCCATGAATGAAGATGCGGCGGCTTTGGGCGTGATCCGCCCCGATGTAGAACCGAAAGCCACCGAGCATGTGCAACAGATGTTGGGCATGATCCAACGCCTGATCGACAACGGCAAGGCTTATGCCGCCGACAACGGCGACGTTTACTACGCCGTGCGCGAATTTGCCGCATACGGCCAGCTTTCCGGCAAGTCGCTGGACGATTTGCGCGCGGGCGAGCGCGTGGAAGTGGACGGTTTCAAACGCGACCCGTTGGACTTCGTTTTGTGGAAAGCCGCCAAGCCCGGCGAACCGGCGTGGGAAAGCCCGTGGGGGCAGGGCCGCCCCGGTTGGCATATCGAATGCTCGGCCATGAGCGAAGAGTTGTTCGGCGACACTTTCGATATTCACGGCGGCGGTGCAGATTTGCAGTTTCCGCATCATGAAAACGAAATCGCCCAAAGCTGCGGCGCACACGGCGGCAGTTGCGGCCACAACCATTCGGGCGGCAAAGCGATTGAAAGCCATGTGAAATATTGGCTACACAACGGCTTTATCCGCGTAGATAACGAAAAAATGTCCAAATCGCTGGGTAACTTCTTTACCATCCGCGAAGTGTTGGAAAAATACGATGCCGAAGTGGTGCGTTTCTTTATTTTACGCGCACACTACCGCAGCCCGTTGAATTATTCCGATGCCCATTTGAACGATGCCAAAGGCGCGCTCACCCGCCTGTACACCGCTTTGAAAAACACGCCGCCTGCCGAGTTTGCCGTAAGCGAAAACGCCAACGACTACACCCACCGTTTCTTCGCCGCTATGAACGACGACTTCGGCACCGTAGAAGCGATAGCCGTGTTGTTTGAATTGGCCAACGAAGTCAACAAAACCAACAGCTCCGAGCTCGCAGGCTGCCTGAAAGCACTCGGCGGCATCATCGGTTTGCTGCAACGTGATCCGCAGGAATTTTTGCAGGGCGGCAGCGTTTCAGACGGCCTCTCCAACGAAGAAATCGAAAACCTGATCGAACAGCGCAAACAAGCGCGTGCCGAGAAAAACTGGGCCGAATCCGACCGCATCCGCGATTTGCTCAACGCCGAAAACATTATTTTGGAAGACGGCGCGGGCGGTACGACTTGGCGACGCGGATAA
- a CDS encoding YhcB family protein translates to MSWLVSLGATFNIFLWQRCQHVGAVRQSFCMYGKFHCLQSDFIDKINVWHINLFLPHRCCALSIHSRGKNMNTTLPWEAQLVLAALAGLVCGLLIMWLILRSKVNQNRQDRETLMQEFGQYRQKVDEHFIETAAAVDDLNRSYQKLIQHFSKNAHSLMDKKTLQEQLNKRSGAAVTLAYLSHSDHQDSGTPDFAVPPPSVMGEIEGAGKNNDADIALEEQTPVSDIPVIDPPALAQESWPQKGDEVSQDAEGQENIK, encoded by the coding sequence TTGAGTTGGTTGGTGTCGCTGGGCGCGACGTTCAATATATTTTTATGGCAACGGTGTCAGCATGTCGGTGCCGTGCGCCAATCTTTTTGCATGTATGGAAAATTCCATTGTTTACAAAGCGATTTCATTGATAAGATTAATGTATGGCACATAAACTTATTTCTGCCACACCGTTGCTGCGCCTTATCCATCCATTCAAGAGGAAAAAACATGAATACTACGCTACCTTGGGAAGCTCAACTGGTATTGGCTGCTTTGGCAGGGCTTGTTTGCGGTTTGCTCATTATGTGGCTGATTCTTCGGTCTAAAGTGAACCAAAACAGGCAAGACAGAGAAACGCTGATGCAAGAATTCGGACAATACCGCCAAAAAGTAGACGAGCATTTCATTGAAACTGCTGCTGCCGTTGATGATTTAAACCGGAGTTATCAAAAATTGATTCAGCATTTCAGCAAAAACGCGCACAGCCTGATGGATAAGAAAACCCTGCAAGAACAGTTAAATAAACGCAGCGGTGCAGCCGTAACTTTAGCCTATCTCAGCCACTCGGATCATCAAGACAGCGGCACGCCGGATTTTGCCGTTCCTCCCCCTTCGGTGATGGGTGAAATAGAGGGGGCAGGCAAAAATAACGATGCCGATATTGCGTTGGAAGAACAAACCCCTGTCAGCGACATTCCCGTTATTGATCCCCCGGCCTTAGCTCAAGAATCATGGCCGCAAAAAGGGGATGAAGTGAGCCAAGATGCGGAGGGGCAGGAAAATATTAAATAG